Proteins co-encoded in one Brassica rapa cultivar Chiifu-401-42 chromosome A02, CAAS_Brap_v3.01, whole genome shotgun sequence genomic window:
- the LOC103851446 gene encoding fatty acyl-CoA reductase 1, with protein MESNCVQFLGNKTILITGAPGFLAKVLVEKILRLQPNVKKMYLLLRAADTKAAMQRLRSEVVEINLFKVLRNDLGEENLNDLVREKIVPVPGDISIHNLGVKDSDLLQRMWSEIDIVINIAATTNFDERYDIGLGINTFGALNVLNFAKKCVKGQLLLHVSTAYVCGENSGLFLEKPFTMGQTLSGDTKLDINVEFELMKQKLKELQHQDFSEQEISQSMKDLGMARAKVHGWPNTYVFTKAMGEMLVGKYRENLPLVIVRPTMITSTLAEPFPGWIEGLRTIDSVIVAYGKGRLKCFLADPNTVFDLIPADMVVNAMIATATAHSGETGIQTIYHVGSSFQNPVTFGQLHETAARYFTKKPLVARNGSPIIVTKGTLLSTMGQFSLYITLRYKLPLLILRLMNIIYPWSQGDKYNDDSRKIKLAMRLVDLYQPYLLFKGIFDDLNTESLRRRRQSIKELDGSFEFDPKSINWDDYMENTHIPGLITHVLKQ; from the exons ATGGAATCAAACTGTGTTCAATTTCTGGGGAACAAGACGATTCTCATCACTGGTGCTCCTGGTTTTCTTGCCAAAG TTCTGGTAGAGAAAATTCTGAGGTTGCAACCAAATGTGAAGAAGATGTACCTTCTGTTGAGAGCTGCCGACACTAAAGCAGCCATGCAACGGTTACGTAGCGAG GTTGTGGAGATAAACCTTTTTAAGGTGTTGAGGAATGATCTTGGTGAAGAAAATCTGAATGACTTGGTTCGTGAAAAAATCGTGCCGGTTCCCGGTGATATATCTATCCATAATCTGGGAGTAAAAGACTCTGATCTCTTACAACGTATGTGGAGTGAGATTGATATCGTTATCAACATCGCAGCCACCACTAATTTCGATGAAAG ATATGATATCGGTCTTGGCATCAATACATTTGGAGCTCTCAATGTTCTCAACTTTGCCAAGAAGTGCGTTAAAGGACAATTACTTCTCCATGTCTCAACCG CATATGTTTGCGGCGAAAACTCGGGATTGTTCCTAGAGAAACCATTCACGATGGGACAGACTCTCAGCGGAGATACTAAGCTAGACATCAATGTAGAATTCGAGCTGATGAAACAGAAACTAAAAGAGCTCCAGCATCAAGATTTTTCTGAACAAGAGATCTCACAGTCGATGAAAGATCTTGGAATGGCAAG GGCAAAGGTTCATGGATGGCCAAATACATATGTATTCACCAAAGCAATGGGAGAGATGCTAGTGGGGAAGTATAGAGAAAATTTGCCACTTGTCATCGTACGTCCAACAATGATTACTAGTACTCTCGCCGAACCATTTCCTGGTTGGATTGAAGGACTGAG AACTATAGATAGTGTGATTGTTGCATATGGCAAAGGAAGGCTTAAATGTTTTCTTGCGGATCCAAACACAGTCTTTGACCTT ATACCAGCAGACATGGTGGTCAACGCGATGATCGCAACCGCAACAGCTCAttcaggagaaaccgggatccAGACCATATATCATGTCGGTTCTTCTTTTCAAAATCCAGTCACGTTTGGACAACTCCACGAGACCGCGGCTCGTTACTTTACAAAGAAACCTCTTGTTGCTCGCAATGGCTCCCCAATCATAGTAACCAAAGGAACACTTTTATCCACGATGGGTCAATTCAGCCTCTACATCACTCTCCGTTACAAGCTTCCTCTACTG ATACTTCGATTGATGAATATAATTTACCCATGGAGTCAAGGAGATAAATACAATGACGACAGCCGCAAAATCAAGCTAGCTATGCGTCTCGTTGACCTTTACCAGCCTTACTTACTCTTCAAGGGCAT ATTTGATGATTTAAATACCGAAAGCCTGCGAAGGAGAAGACAGAGCATCAAAGAGTTAGATGGATCGTTCGAGTTCGACCCCAAGTCCATTAACTGGGACGATTATATGGAAAACACACACATTCCTGGCCTCATCACCCATGTTCttaaacaataa
- the LOC103851447 gene encoding probable WRKY transcription factor 38: MNTSHEKAVQAILYGHSCAKRLKLQLDHPVADARSVSNYDLTKSIVHCFSDAISIFSDKSKSEDDVFSDLSSRDYPPPLHQRSHSKKRKNNSTNSSENWRHDSPDPNYYDGFLWRKYGQKTIKQSKHQRSYYRCSYNIDYACGAKKHEQKIKDNPPVYRTTYFGHHTCRINQNQDAGFTTIGDPVDNLENSRMIRFGQDLDQETIGLSVSVKDEKGIIKEETMDQCRGITGNDKDCQTVIKENHQSSPSGSYTPSSSGSEIDMFDSDLLVEDLDLWDRYDLYDF, from the exons ATGAATACCTCCCACGAAAAGGCAGTACAAGCTATCCTTTATGGCCATAGCTGTGCCAAGCGGTTGAAGCTGCAGCTTGACCATCCAGTGGCTGACGCAAGATCGGTTTCTAACTATGATCTTACTAAATCGATCGTCCATTGTTTTTCCGATGCCATCTCAATCTTTTCTGATAAATCAAAATCCGAGGATGATGTATTTTCTGATTTATCTTCAAGGGATTatcctcctcctcttcaccAGAGAAGCCACTCCAAGAAAAG AAAGAATAATAGTACAAATTCAAGTGAGAATTGGAGGCACGATTCACCGGATCCGAACTACTACGATGGGTTTCTTTGGAGGAAATATGGCCAAAAGACTATTAAACAATCTAAACATCAAAG GAGCTACTATAGATGTTCATACAACATAGATTATGCATGTGGAGCAAAAAAGCATGAACAGAAGATCAAAGACAATCCTCCAGTTTACCGAACCACTTACTTTGGCCACCACACTTGCAGAATCAACCAAAACCAAGATGCCGGTTTTACTACCATTGGAGATCCGGTAGATAATTTGGAAAATTCCCGAATGATCCGGTTCGGACAAGATCTCGATCAGGAGACGATCGGTTTATCTGTATCGGTTAAGGATGAAAAAGGTATCATCAAAGAGGAAACTATGGATCAGTGCCGTGGGATAACCGGTAATGATAAAGATTGTCAAACTGTGATTAAAGAGAATCATCAGTCATCACCATCAGGTTCTTATACTCCGTCGTCATCTGGCAGTGAAATTGACATGTTTGATTCAGATTTGCTAGTGGAAGACTTAGATTTATGGGATCGTTATGATTTGTATGACTTTTGA
- the LOC103851747 gene encoding uncharacterized protein LOC103851747, with protein sequence KRTSTTDKQKKIYKGCLSCFNIIRFRKKHSKKQHKSVKAKDVVEPVVQKHDEEKTNTVWTSGYIEPDYLSTNSGFYGKLGEGDSSSSLKNDFNKVKTFDLRGVTTTKEK encoded by the coding sequence AAACGTACGTCTACAACCGACAAGcagaaaaaaatctataaaggaTGTCTAAGTTGTTTCAATATCATACGTTTCAGGAAAAAGCATAGTAAGAAGCAACACAAATCTGTGAAAGCTAAGGATGTGGTTGAGCCGGTAGTACAAAAACATGATGAAGAGAAGACGAACACGGTATGGACATCTGGATACATCGAACCTGACTATCTCTCCACTAATTCTGGTTTCTATGGAAAACTTGGGGAAGGTGATTCTTCTTCATCGTTGAAAAATGATTTCAACAAAGTGAAGACTTTTGATTTACGAGGAGTGACAACAACAAAGGAGAAGTAA